tttCCTGCTTTCTCATGTGAGTGAACAGCCAGGGGGTCATGAGGTTATCAGAGCTTTTAGATAAAAACGAACTGGGGGGTGGATGCTCAGATTAGGTTTGTAGGGATACCAGGAAGAAAGTCTGAGGGTGATGTCCCTGCTGTGAGAAGGCACATTTTGGTCCTACACATCACCATGCAAGTTCCTGACATCCTTTCAGTACCTTATCTCAGTTATATCACTGCCTTGTGAGTACAGCCAACTTGACTTTCCATGATGCTCATGGTGATGTTGATGAAGACTTGTAGCCAGAGAGGGTTTTGGTGTGAGGTGAGGAGGCACAGATGGGATGCTGCACTCCTTTGTGGTGCCATATCCTTTCACACAGGACTTGAGTGTCCATGGTCAGGGGATGTCCCTTCAGAAAGGAGAGGGAGTGCAAGGTCCAGGATAGAGCTCTATGCATGCCTCAAGAACAAGAACCTCCTTGTTCTGGAGAATTCTTAGAACTGGGTGGTGGTAGAGCTCACAGGGCATGTGCTCTCTCCTCCTAGAgctgggagcctggcaggcatttCCCTCCTAAACCTCAGTtcccttgtaaaaaaaaaagggggggggggacaaTTGCACTTAACTCAGAGAACAGTGCAGAAGACTCTTTAGGCTAATCTATGAAGTGTTAGCAGACTGCCTGGCACATGCCATGCCTCACTGATGATAGGGATTTTTATAGTGAAAAGGCAATCTTGCAAAGGAAGGAGCCCTCACAAGGCTCCCTGTCCCAGCCTTAGCCTGGGAATGGATGGTCATCCTCCAGTGAGAGTGAGGCGGTGATGGCAGCAGCAGGAAGGCTTGTCCTTGCTCTCTCAGGCCTGTCTCTCACCTTCCTGATGCTCAGTCATGCTATCTTGGGTTATGTGGTCCAAGTTGCTGGGTGGAATCAGATGAGTGGAGACTGGGCTGGACTCTGAAACAGACCCTGATGGCTTACAGCCCAGTGCTTCGGTCCCTGGCTCGCCTGAAGCCCACCATGACGCTGGAGGAGGGACTGTGGCGGGCTGTGCAGGAATGGCAGCACAGAAGCAACTTTGACCGGATGATCTACTATGAGATGGCCAGAAAGTGAGTCAGCATCCTGGGCCCTAGAGCTGTGTGGTGGGTAAGAGGGGTGGGTGAGGGTTAGACCCCAGGTCAGGGTCTGGCTGTGGGCATGCTCATCAAGCAGGATAGAGGAGGGCTGTCACTCAGCACAGGGCCCCCACAGCCCAGATGCCCTACTCCGTTCCAGAACCCCTCTCTCATCTTGAGAGCGTGGGACTTCAGTACTTCCTCCAGCAGCACCTCTGATCTCCCCTGATGGTGACCTACCTTTGGCTTGACATGAAGGTCTCAGGATGGGTTTGGGTAAAGCTTTGAGCCCAGGAAGGGTCCAACCCCAGCCATAGGGGCTGTGCAGGGGCATGCTCTCCACCCACCAGCCTGCTGCTTCCTTAGTGGTGGGTGGCTGGCAGCCACTGACATAGAATTTGGGACCCCCTCTTCTCGTGAAAAGTGGCTGGAGTGGGTACCCTGATCTCCCTGAAGAGGCTGGGGAAGCCAGCATGTCATCAGCCCAAACGTCTCTGGCCATTCCAGTATTTTCTCCACGGCAatctttttagtttaaaaaatagaaccaAACAAACATCTCTCAGAGGAAAGGAAAGCCTCTCCTCTAAGCTTAGCAGCCAAATCCTCCAACCTTTCCTGGGCCCTGTCTCCAGGCTTATGTTCCAGGACTCTCAGCCCCTGTCCAGGGTCCTGGATTCAGCAAGGACTGCTTTGGGGACATGTGCCTGATTCAGCCTCTGGCCATCAGCCCTTCATATAGTTCTGGATGGGAATGGGGGCATGAGGAGAGTCCCCTGTGGGGTCTGCCTCTGTCCTGAGGGCCTGGTTCAATTAGGCAGCCTCGGTCTATGCTCTTGAGTGCCCTCCAAGTGCTGGTGGGGCAGGAAGAGTCCCAGATGTTGAGTCTGTTCCAGGAGAGCCCTCTGCTGGGAATAGTACCTCCCAGGGCCCTGTCCACCCCAAGACacaccctctcccagcccctcatTCTGTGTTGCCTTTGTTCCCGGCTCCAAAGCCCAGGCCTTTTTCTCAGTGTGCCGTATGCCTCCATCACTCCCAGGTTCATGGAATTTGAGGCAGAGGAGGTGATGCAGATTCAGAAGTTACAGTGGATGCAGGGGGTGCAAGGCCTGCCTCCTCCAGTCCCACCGAAGCTAGATCCTCAGGGGTCCTCAGCCCCGACAATGTGCCCTCAGCCAGGCACCCATGTTCCCACTGGAGTTCAAAGCAAAGGTAACGTGGGCCAAGGGATGACCGCTGGCCCCATTTGGATCCTTTTCCTTCAAGAGGGTCATTAGTCTTTCAACCAGAACAGCCAGTAAGACAGGGTCTCAGTTGTCctttgtcactgctgctgctgctgctgagtcgcttcagtcgtgtctgactctgtgcgaccccatagacggcagcccaccaggctcccccgtccctgggattctccaggcaagaaccctggagtgggttgccatttcctttgtcaCTACAGGGTATTATCTCCATCAGTTTAAtaactcctctttcacctccctgTCAAAAGACCCCACACGAAGTGGGCTTGTTAGGGATACCCTGAAGAATCAAGGTTCCACATTCCTCACAGGACTCTCTTAGatggccccctccccctcccactgtGCATGAGGCTTCAGGTGGTGCTAACCCTGCCCACCCCTAAGTCACTGACCCCCAAATACTGCCCACTCCAGCGCGTGCTCAGTGGTCAGGAGGTGGACGCAGAAGCCCCtcaccttccttccctctttcctgctCTGCCTCAGCCAGTGCTCCCCGGAAGGCCGGGCCCCGGGCCCATCCCACCCGCTCGCAGCCACACAGAGCCCAGCGGCACCCGGGGACCAAGGCCCCCGAGGAGATTCCCCCTGAGGCTGTGAGAGAGTATGTGAACATCATGGAGGTGCTGGTGGGGCCCATCCACTCAGCCACGGGCAAGTCAGAGGCAGAATGTGGAAAGGATGAGGATGAGCTGAAGCAGGAAGAGGACGGGACCTATGCAGACCCGGATCTCCTGAGCTACATTGACAAGCTGTGTTCCCAGGAAGAGTTCGTCACCAAGGTGGGCTGGGCATGGAGCCTGGGGTCGACAAGATTCCAAGGCATGGAGCTCTCAGCACCCAAGATCTGGGTTCTGCCCAGGCCAATGGGACTGAAGCTCTGTTcatgtgctttgtgtgtgtgtccatatgtgtgtggagtgtgtgtatgcacatgtatgAGTGtccatgtctgtgtctgtctgtgtgtatgCCTTCATATGTCTgtataagtatgtatatatgtgcttttttattggagtataattgcttcacaatgttctgtcagcttctgctgtacagcacgtGAATcatccatatgtatacatatatcccccacccctcactcttgagcatccaccccacccccactagaGAACAGGAGTGGGTctctacttttcactttcctctaggTCTTCTTGGCTCCCAGGCCATTCCTGGCCAAGAATGCTCACAGCCTTTTCCTTCTGTTCCAGGTAGAGGCAATCATTCACCCTCGATTCCTGGCAGACTTGCTTTCCCCAGAACCACAACTGGATCCCTTGGCACTAGCTGAGGAGCTGGAACAGGAGGAAGGCCTCACCCCTGAGGAGGtgagcaggagagggagggataCTTATGGAGCCTGTGGGTGGGGACCCCATGTGACCCAGGGGAGCCAGGGGAGGGAGGGACCCCAGGTAGAACAGGGGAGACAAGGGTCTCCCAGGTAAACCAGGGCatgggggaccctggtgagcAAGGGAGACATAGAACCCCAGAGCAGGAGGCTTCCATGGCTCTGTCCATCCCTCCCCTGCCTGGGACATCTGGCCTGGAGGAGAGCCTGCTCTGGGGTAGGTGCAGTGCTGGGTGATAGGAGGGAGAGGATAGGGAGCTGGGGCGGGTGATGGGGGAGGAAAGGACACAAAGCTGGGAACAAGGTGCAGGAGGCCAGCAGGAACACCACAGTGTCTACATTTGGATTTGAGTCTCAGGGTCgcccctcctctccaccccacccaggGCCATGTCCCACTGCCCACGGCTCCTCCTCTCACATGTGGGTGTGCAGAGCAGTCACTGCCCTCTTCTCTCCTACCAGCTGGTGCAGAAACGACTCCTGGCCTTGAAGGAAGACAAGGGAGTGCGGACACCCAGCAGTCAAAGTGTACCCGAAGTGGACTCAAGTCCTTCTGAGTCTGACGCCAGCAAAGATGCCCAGAGATATGATCAAGGCCCCCAGCTAGGGGTCAGACATGAAGCCTGCCCACCAGAGGTTGATTTCGAGGCTGTTCACAGGTTCAGCCAAGCAAACACTGGCCTATCCAGGGCCAAAGACCTTGTTCCCTCTCCGGGACAGCAGGAGTTGCCTCCATTCCAGCCAGGacaaccctcccctccccagggtcAGAGGTGCACTGGCCCTCAGCCAGGACCCAGGGATACCTCAGTTCTCAGAAAGGCCTTTCCAATTCTGGGGGCCCGAGGGCCCAGGGACGGGTCCAGCGAGGATGAGGAGGAGCTCCCCAGCTTGGCCTTTCTCTTGGCCTCGCAGCACAGCCTGCTGCCCTGGAGGCTGTCCCAGAGTCCTGTCCCTGCCTCAGGCCAGGCCCCCTCCTCTCAGAGAATAGGCCTCAGCCCAGCTCCTCTGGCTGCTGCCAAGTCTAGGAAGCAGGCTCTGTGTGGAGGCTCAGCTGCTGTTGAGATGCTGCCTGGCCTGGGG
This portion of the Bubalus bubalis isolate 160015118507 breed Murrah chromosome 3, NDDB_SH_1, whole genome shotgun sequence genome encodes:
- the LOC102413820 gene encoding LOW QUALITY PROTEIN: NUT family member 2G (The sequence of the model RefSeq protein was modified relative to this genomic sequence to represent the inferred CDS: substituted 1 base at 1 genomic stop codon) → MQLKGRRRSRKRSSFERAQVHGLRRGQWQYLSLRNQKPQGDSWDEEQNTDTSEIPHGEGSHEGPGKGCGEQEPVGSIEPIAPGLGACRHYQEELEEIWDLTSPLQSLVPPLVPIVQRGPSSGGSGHRVASRTQKSGAQSGDLEPGCCLVLLGAPRGHSLGLGLDFSHXGYQAAVVDVQAYGNGFRRRTMPFPPPIPGPQNWPPWEQHLPPSMTPSFPPGGTQLLPAFPRTPLVPNAGHGPSAPGACNIIVQVRSKGRPVEHPQTQTFVLTQAPLNWSTPGPLSRSTSCPVPLFLTTPAMETIVTAPAVGVAQSGKGSWTPGFLPQAPLPAAQLAPIIPQVNLGPQSHGTSREGSLATNQSKASQDSCNPKSVYENFRCWQRFKSLARRHLPQSPDAEALSCFLIPVLRSLARLKPTMTLEEGLWRAVQEWQHRSNFDRMIYYEMARKFMEFEAEEVMQIQKLQWMQGVQGLPPPVPPKLDPQGSSAPTMCPQPGTHVPTGVQSKASAPRKAGPRAHPTRSQPHRAQRHPGTKAPEEIPPEAVREYVNIMEVLVGPIHSATGKSEAECGKDEDELKQEEDGTYADPDLLSYIDKLCSQEEFVTKVEAIIHPRFLADLLSPEPQLDPLALAEELEQEEGLTPEELVQKRLLALKEDKGVRTPSSQSVPEVDSSPSESDASKDAQRYDQGPQLGVRHEACPPEVDFEAVHRFSQANTGLSRAKDLVPSPGQQELPPFQPGQPSPPQGQRCTGPQPGPRDTSVLRKAFPILGARGPRDGSSEDEEELPSLAFLLASQHSLLPWRLSQSPVPASGQAPSSQRIGLSPAPLAAAKSRKQALCGGSAAVEMLPGLGAGLEVSESPALALGLVRPSQLRKRKCDPFVTGRKRNRLCSQ